The genomic DNA CGTAGACCCACCGACATGAGGTGTAAGAATGACATTGTCGAACTCCCTTAACGGTGAGACAAACTCATCCGTATTTGAGCGTGGCTCAACTGGGAACACATCAATAGCGGCACCTAAAAGCTTGTTACTTCGTATGGCATCGGCTAAGTCGTCTATATCTACTACTGTGCCTCTAGCTGCATTAATGAAGACGCTATTCTCTTTCATTTGATCAAACTGCGCTTTTGCCATCATCCACTTAGTTGAAGTCGTTTCTGGCACATGAAGCGATACTACATCGGCTTTACTCAGAAGATCATTTAAAGAACCGACTTGTTGAGCGTTGCCCATTGGAAGCTTGGTCACAATGTCATAAAACAGCACTTCCATGCCCAGCCCTTCAGCAAGCACACCTAACTGGGTGCCGATACTGCCATAACCCACAATACCGAGCTTTTTGCCACGGATTTCATAGCTGTTCTCGGCTGTTTTTTTCCAACCACCTTGATGGCAGGCGGCGTTTTTCTCAGGGACACCGCGTAACAATAATATGGCTTCGGCCAAGACCAACTCAGCAACCGATCGAGTGTTTGAATAAGGAGCGTTAAAAACAGCTATACCACGGGCGGCTGCGGCTTTTAAGTCTACCTGATTGGTTCCTATGCAAAAGCAACCTACCGCGACCAGCTTTTTCGCGGCTTCGAATACTTTTTCAGTCAATTGCGTGCGAGAACGGATGCCAATAAAGTGGACATTTTTGATTTTTTCGATCAGTTCGGCTTCAGGAAGCGAACCTTTCAGTAATTCTATGTTGCTGTAACCAGCATTGGTTAGTGTATCTAAGGCGCTTTGGTGAACGCCCTCTAAGAGTAAAATGCGAATTTTGCTTTTATCGAGGGAAGTTTTGTTCATCTTTGGGCTCTGCTAAAGGTGACTAATAGGGTTGCAACTCCATGATAACACAGGCTTTATGTGGATTTTCAGCCAAATATTGCAATGTAATCATTCATTTCAGGGTATTTTCGCCCTTTTTCTAACTCAATCACAACCAGATACGAGTTATATTGAGTATTCTAACCTCTTTACCCTTGGGTTATTGCCGCCTAGGCCACTATATCGTTATACTTGCCGCCATTCTAAAAATTGCTGACTTGAATAAAACGGACTAATACATGAAAAAACTGCTTATTTTAATTAGTACATTGACTGCAAGCTTCGTGTTTGCCGACTATACAAGCTATGAAGACGAAGTAGCCGAACGTTTGAAACCGGCCGGAAACGTCTGTGTGCAAGGCGAAGAATGTACAACCGCCACGGCTACAGCGACCGTTGCTGACACGGGTCCTAAAAGTGGTGATCAAGTTTATACAACAGCCTGCGCCGCCTGCCACGGCACTGGTGCCTTAAATGCGCCGAAATTAGGTGATGCCGCAGCTTGGGCGCCTCGCCAAGCCAAAGGTTTAGACACACTTTACGCAAATGCTATTAATGGCTTCAATGCGATGCCGCCTCGTGGTGGTAATGCCGCGTTGAGCGACGATGAAGTGAAAGCCGCCGTTGATCACATGTTGAATGGTCTATAAAACATTGATCTGAGTACAAGCAAAAATTTAAGGGTGGCCTATGCTGCCCTTTTTAATGCCCATCCTTTGAGCGTCAGCGCCAACCCTGCTTTTGTGAACAGTTCGACTTCAACTTCTGTATTTAACTCCAATGTACGTACTACTGAGTCTACCACCAAAATAACTCTTCGTTTTTTCACTAATTTATACAGCCAGGTAAGAATAGGGCTAAAGACAAACACCTGCTTTAACCCTAAATAAAACCAATTCGACGTTATGGGTGGTGTACCGCGACAACTTTTTTCCCATTTAACAACAAACCAAGTAAGTCATTCACCTGCTCAGTTGTGACAGTGGCTAGCATAGCCTCACCATTATCATAATCTGTAATATCGCCGCCTAAAAATAGAATACCGGTTAGATTATTCAAAATACCTGTATTGGTGGCGAGGTTTTGTTTTTCTGATTCCGCCACACGATGACTTGCTTCCAAGACCTCCTGGTCCGTCAACGGGGTTTCTATCAGTTTTTGCAAGGTTTCATCCAATGCGGTTAGGGCTTCTTTTTCTCGAGCTGGTTCTGTACTCAGGTGAATTTGTAATTGCCACTGCTGTTGATCAAAGGTCTGAATACCCTGAGAAACCGCCGTTCCGTATGTGAGACCCGAATCTTCACGTATCGCTTTATGCAAGCGTTTTTCTACAGCTTGAATCATCACTTCCGACGCTAAGTAGCGTTGCACGTCAACGGGTAATTCTGTCTGTGCAAAAAGGTAGGTTATGTCGGTTTTTTCTTCAGCTTGACCCGCAACGCGGATAAATCGGCTCTCTGTGGTAATTGGTCCCAAGCTTCTGCTAACACTTGGCCCAGGCAATGGCAAACCCGCCAAATAAGTCTTTAAGGCGGGGGCAACTTGATCTGGCGTTACATCACCCACAATAGCCACTATAACTCCCTGATTATCCTTTAAAATCGACTCTTGCACCGCAACAAGATCAGCACTTGTAACCGCAGCAATATCGTCTGGGCTGAAATAGACATAACGTGGATCTTCAACGCCATAAACCGCCGCTAAGAACTGCTTTTCAAATTCATACGTCGGGGTAGTTTGGTATTGTGCACTGTGTTCCACACTGCTGTTTAAGGTAAGAGCGATCATTTGCTCGTTCAATGCAACATCGGTCAATGAACCAGATGTTAGCTTTAACATTTGGCCTAGCTGGTCTGCTTGACCGGAAAGTTCGACCCCGCTAGCGTTTCCATCAATAAAGACATTGTAACCAATGCCATCAAGATCTAATTTATCGAAAAAATCTTGGCCGCTTCGGCCTTCTAGCCCAGAACGAATACGGACCTCACTCCATTGCTCCGAAGCCGCAATGAGGTCATTGCTCATTTGACGGTTGCCACCAAAAACCATAGTTTGGGTATAGACACGACTCGGTTCAATGTCACTTTGCTTAAGAACGACGGTAATTCCATTCTCTAGCGCCCAAATAAACAAACCTTCCTCTTCTGTTAGGTCAAATTCTTGGCTAATGGAGCCTCGGAATTCATAATTAAGCCCTCCCCCTGCAGCAGAAGTTTCAACTGGCGAACTCACCTCTTGCTGCCAAGCCTTCGCGTATATTGCGGCCCAGTCTTGCGTCTCAGGTGTGATTGTTTTTGGGTGATAAAAATAGGCGGCCAGGTCTTGTGAACCGATGGTTTGAGCAATGTAGTGATTGATCTTTTCAAGTTTAACAGCAGCTGCCATTTTTTCCGATTCAATAACCGCGGCATCAATGTCTTCTAACGCCATGTTTGTGCTTAAAAAGTACATCAAATAATCGGCATGACTCCCGCTATCGGCACCTTGCAACCAGCTTTGAATGTTCTTATTCTGCATAAGAATTTTTTGTTTGGCCGTTGCAAACTCGGAGGCCGTAATACCATATCGTTGTAGGCGGTTA from Reinekea marina includes the following:
- a CDS encoding M16 family metallopeptidase — its product is MKKSVIGATLSAVVLAGCSVLSSQSTERSQVVSFSAEQAWQAVPDRHIQSGTLPNGLDWHVKTLPDNGSRDRVELRLRIRSGSLVETDTELGLAHFVEHMAFNGTERFPKNDIVEFFESAGMSFGGDINAHTSFGETVYKLTIPADQPELIKTAFEVMYDWATAISFAQEEVSKEAPVVIEEWRSNFGTEEQSWLQEYNDLYQGTHLLNRLPIGDNDIVASATATQLRDYYQKWYRPDNAEFVVVYPEGVFDAVETINTVFTPWTAEPTPEINYALGAVAIEGSRFKGVTDSNVTSHQWQLYLPVHRYGSDTPIAREIDFIDQVYTSVLSARLQRLGEVSDAAIIDAGSQIGEFFEQTKYLNVWATAYDGQQNQALNDITLELNRLQRYGITASEFATAKQKILMQNKNIQSWLQGADSGSHADYLMYFLSTNMALEDIDAAVIESEKMAAAVKLEKINHYIAQTIGSQDLAAYFYHPKTITPETQDWAAIYAKAWQQEVSSPVETSAAGGGLNYEFRGSISQEFDLTEEEGLFIWALENGITVVLKQSDIEPSRVYTQTMVFGGNRQMSNDLIAASEQWSEVRIRSGLEGRSGQDFFDKLDLDGIGYNVFIDGNASGVELSGQADQLGQMLKLTSGSLTDVALNEQMIALTLNSSVEHSAQYQTTPTYEFEKQFLAAVYGVEDPRYVYFSPDDIAAVTSADLVAVQESILKDNQGVIVAIVGDVTPDQVAPALKTYLAGLPLPGPSVSRSLGPITTESRFIRVAGQAEEKTDITYLFAQTELPVDVQRYLASEVMIQAVEKRLHKAIREDSGLTYGTAVSQGIQTFDQQQWQLQIHLSTEPAREKEALTALDETLQKLIETPLTDQEVLEASHRVAESEKQNLATNTGILNNLTGILFLGGDITDYDNGEAMLATVTTEQVNDLLGLLLNGKKVVAVHHP
- the serA gene encoding phosphoglycerate dehydrogenase, yielding MNKTSLDKSKIRILLLEGVHQSALDTLTNAGYSNIELLKGSLPEAELIEKIKNVHFIGIRSRTQLTEKVFEAAKKLVAVGCFCIGTNQVDLKAAAARGIAVFNAPYSNTRSVAELVLAEAILLLRGVPEKNAACHQGGWKKTAENSYEIRGKKLGIVGYGSIGTQLGVLAEGLGMEVLFYDIVTKLPMGNAQQVGSLNDLLSKADVVSLHVPETTSTKWMMAKAQFDQMKENSVFINAARGTVVDIDDLADAIRSNKLLGAAIDVFPVEPRSNTDEFVSPLREFDNVILTPHVGGSTLEAQLNIGIEVAEKLATFSDNGTTLSAVNFPQVALPSHPNAHRILHVHKNIPGVLSEINTVFSENNINIIGQYLQTSEQIGYVVIDVSADCSETALEKVLAVTGTIRARILF
- a CDS encoding c-type cytochrome; this encodes MKKLLILISTLTASFVFADYTSYEDEVAERLKPAGNVCVQGEECTTATATATVADTGPKSGDQVYTTACAACHGTGALNAPKLGDAAAWAPRQAKGLDTLYANAINGFNAMPPRGGNAALSDDEVKAAVDHMLNGL